In a single window of the Pseudohongiella acticola genome:
- a CDS encoding ShlB/FhaC/HecB family hemolysin secretion/activation protein has protein sequence MNRLICPAAGLVLLMAAIPAFAQSQPQAQTQEQSPGVQVIGPQPTVESYNAPVLPAGSAEGMIDFPSLISAPGADDGIQIIPAFDAMTIELLDTGDERNDGEFVDFVGRSRVDGTERDALYIAIRDALSVYRGLPLTLGDVRFIQRDITDAYRANGYPLLSVIVPPQEIADNRLLVQVNEFRLADVRISFGRGDGSYRADDPWWTDPDSINARFQPILEEPILRQQSLDDAVEQLNRSPFRSARVVFEPGAQLGQSVANVQIDEQRPWGIQAGYNNHATESSGTDRYSLSGNLGNVLGENNQLSLNATVGNRIDEFSNYSAVLTMPNRWGHTLTLNANYSDTSSSTIPGIDSASTSLQLTTDYRLPLRSGDSWELLGNVALSLKQFERASLFGGTEVGGAAYDGVQLSTGLTLNLQRDLSSNQITATVFNSLAGLTDLNDTENFRRFYNSVSGEPEYSHLSLSFAHMQQLAIFGERWQNWRTETQFSAQYAATELAGSDNFALGGPGILRAYQSSEGAGDRGWFVNQTLHLPPLNRPILYGLVQNIQWSTFVETGTAYYDNGGSESLWDAGLGFSLQMMGNSRCSFTLAVAGKDTLQTASGNTRFFAGCNYSY, from the coding sequence ATGAACAGGTTAATTTGCCCGGCCGCTGGCCTTGTATTACTGATGGCCGCCATACCGGCATTCGCCCAGTCCCAGCCTCAGGCCCAGACGCAGGAGCAGTCGCCCGGCGTGCAGGTCATCGGCCCACAACCCACCGTGGAAAGTTATAACGCCCCCGTGCTGCCGGCAGGTTCCGCAGAGGGCATGATCGACTTCCCTTCGCTGATCAGTGCCCCCGGCGCCGACGACGGCATCCAGATCATACCGGCTTTCGACGCCATGACCATCGAGCTGCTGGACACCGGGGACGAGCGCAATGACGGCGAATTCGTAGACTTTGTCGGCCGCAGTCGGGTAGACGGAACCGAGCGTGACGCCCTGTACATCGCCATTCGTGATGCGCTGTCAGTCTACCGGGGGTTGCCACTGACCCTGGGCGATGTCCGCTTCATTCAGCGGGACATTACTGATGCCTACCGCGCCAATGGTTATCCGCTGCTTTCAGTTATCGTGCCGCCCCAGGAAATTGCCGATAACCGCCTGCTTGTGCAGGTCAATGAGTTCCGCCTGGCCGATGTTCGCATCAGTTTCGGACGCGGTGATGGCAGCTACCGTGCAGACGACCCATGGTGGACTGATCCCGACAGTATCAACGCGCGCTTTCAGCCGATTCTTGAAGAACCGATCCTGCGCCAACAGTCACTGGATGACGCGGTGGAACAACTGAACCGCAGCCCATTCCGCAGCGCCCGCGTGGTGTTTGAGCCGGGGGCACAACTGGGACAGAGTGTTGCCAATGTCCAGATTGACGAGCAGCGCCCATGGGGCATTCAGGCGGGCTACAACAACCACGCCACCGAAAGTTCCGGCACCGACCGTTACTCGCTCAGCGGCAATCTTGGCAATGTCCTGGGCGAGAACAACCAGTTGTCACTGAACGCCACCGTCGGCAATCGTATTGATGAATTCAGCAACTATTCCGCCGTGCTGACCATGCCTAATCGCTGGGGTCACACGCTCACGCTCAATGCCAATTACTCGGATACTTCATCCAGCACCATTCCCGGCATTGATTCGGCCAGCACTTCTCTGCAGCTCACCACCGACTATCGGCTACCGTTGCGCAGCGGTGACAGCTGGGAGTTGCTGGGCAACGTGGCACTGTCTCTCAAGCAATTCGAACGGGCGAGCCTGTTTGGTGGTACCGAGGTGGGGGGCGCCGCCTACGATGGTGTCCAGTTGTCCACCGGGCTGACACTGAATCTGCAGCGCGACCTGAGTTCCAACCAGATTACCGCTACCGTGTTCAACAGCCTGGCGGGCCTGACAGACCTCAATGATACAGAGAACTTCCGGCGCTTTTACAACAGTGTCTCTGGAGAGCCGGAATACTCACACCTGAGTCTGAGTTTTGCCCACATGCAGCAACTGGCCATTTTCGGCGAACGCTGGCAGAACTGGCGCACCGAAACCCAGTTCTCCGCGCAATACGCCGCCACCGAACTGGCCGGCAGTGACAATTTCGCGCTGGGCGGACCGGGCATTTTGCGCGCCTACCAGTCCAGCGAGGGCGCCGGCGACCGAGGCTGGTTCGTCAATCAGACCCTGCATCTGCCGCCCCTGAACCGGCCAATACTGTATGGCCTGGTCCAGAACATCCAGTGGTCAACATTTGTGGAGACCGGCACTGCCTACTACGACAACGGCGGCAGCGAGTCCCTATGGGATGCGGGCCTGGGCTTCAGTCTGCAAATGATGGGCAACTCGCGCTGCAGCTTCACCCTGGCTGTCGCAGGTAAAGACACACTGCAGACGGCATCGGGAAACACCCGCTTTTTTGCTGGCTGCAATTACTCGTACTAG
- a CDS encoding PAS domain-containing hybrid sensor histidine kinase/response regulator: protein MASKNTSTDQHLRQARNVVLVALLVGFSGALLGVIFGILSGSVTGPEAWLIAVLGVVTGSLILLELVKPAMATSVVTGVLTVYFAVHLNAGAIIVYQATGEMLRTLPYLIWFFPLMVFHQFTNFGFHKRKIGILVSLSPIPMSAFVLAHPTHAVAIPTLDAVVTLLFSFFIFVLCFGFFTRHRDQEVQRAARAEEADRSAALLRVSEERFRLLGLATNDLIWDADLTTGKVWWSDSLLTTFGYDPEGPGTDWESCRRWAHADDRERVVSSLNRVIENREHDWTCEYRFVCADGRTLEVVSRGIVLNDDAGKPIRVIGNTTDVTELRALEQKLRQSQKMEAVGQLTGGIAHDFNNLLTVILGSADALVDIHTNNPIARELATNTMQAAERGATLTARLLSFARLQALTPEHLNPRDLLNGIGGLIRRTIDEDIEIDTRIAVDVLPIDVDRGQLENAVLNLVINARDAMPEGGRLTIEAANVTFADDDLLHADGDGMKAGRYVVIAVSDNGCGMSPDTLERAFEPFFTSKEAGKGSGLGLSMVWGFVQQSNGHAQIYSEPGEGTTVRLYFPAAEKLSVPAATPVTSSALVGGHENILLVEDNEHVREHVAAQLGSLGYQIKEAASATEALAIMDTGWPIDLLFTDVVMPGGMNGKQLADAARQRQPALRVLFTSGYTEDAIVHQGRLDPGVVLLGKPYRRAELVAKVRQVLDEELSA from the coding sequence ATGGCAAGCAAAAACACCAGCACTGACCAGCATCTGCGCCAGGCACGCAATGTGGTGCTGGTCGCGTTACTGGTGGGATTCTCCGGCGCCCTGCTGGGCGTGATCTTTGGCATCCTGTCGGGCTCTGTCACCGGACCTGAAGCCTGGCTTATTGCTGTGCTGGGCGTAGTAACGGGCAGCCTGATTTTGCTGGAGCTGGTGAAACCGGCGATGGCGACCAGTGTCGTCACCGGGGTGCTAACCGTCTATTTTGCCGTTCACCTCAATGCCGGCGCCATCATTGTCTACCAGGCAACCGGCGAGATGCTGCGGACGCTGCCCTATCTGATCTGGTTCTTCCCACTGATGGTGTTTCACCAGTTCACCAATTTTGGTTTTCATAAACGCAAGATCGGCATTCTGGTCAGCCTGAGCCCGATCCCGATGTCCGCGTTTGTGCTTGCCCATCCGACTCATGCCGTGGCCATCCCAACGCTGGACGCGGTAGTGACATTGCTGTTCAGTTTTTTCATCTTTGTGCTGTGTTTCGGCTTTTTTACCCGTCATCGTGACCAGGAGGTGCAGCGCGCCGCCAGGGCGGAAGAGGCAGATCGCAGCGCGGCCCTGCTACGGGTGAGCGAAGAGCGCTTCAGGCTGCTGGGCCTGGCCACTAATGACCTGATCTGGGACGCTGACCTGACCACCGGCAAGGTCTGGTGGAGCGACTCACTGCTCACCACCTTCGGCTATGACCCTGAAGGCCCAGGCACTGACTGGGAGTCATGTCGACGCTGGGCACACGCCGATGATCGCGAACGGGTGGTCAGTAGCCTGAATCGGGTGATCGAAAACCGCGAGCACGACTGGACCTGTGAATACCGCTTCGTATGCGCGGACGGTCGCACGCTGGAGGTAGTATCCCGTGGCATCGTCCTCAATGATGACGCTGGAAAACCTATCCGGGTGATCGGCAATACAACAGATGTCACGGAGCTGCGGGCACTGGAGCAGAAGTTACGCCAGTCGCAGAAAATGGAGGCCGTGGGTCAGCTGACCGGCGGTATTGCCCACGATTTTAATAATCTTTTGACCGTCATTCTGGGCAGTGCCGATGCACTTGTCGATATTCACACCAACAACCCGATTGCGCGCGAGCTGGCAACCAACACCATGCAGGCCGCAGAGCGAGGTGCAACCCTGACCGCCCGCCTGTTGTCCTTTGCGCGGCTGCAGGCGCTGACGCCAGAGCACCTCAACCCGAGGGACCTGCTCAATGGCATCGGCGGCCTGATCCGGCGCACCATCGATGAGGACATCGAGATAGATACCAGGATTGCGGTCGATGTGTTGCCTATCGATGTGGATCGGGGCCAGCTGGAAAACGCCGTACTGAACCTGGTGATCAACGCCCGCGACGCCATGCCTGAGGGCGGGCGACTGACCATCGAGGCAGCCAACGTCACGTTCGCAGACGATGACCTGCTGCACGCCGACGGCGACGGCATGAAGGCGGGTCGCTATGTCGTTATTGCCGTGTCCGACAACGGCTGCGGTATGTCTCCTGACACTCTGGAGCGGGCGTTTGAACCGTTTTTCACCAGCAAGGAGGCCGGCAAAGGCTCAGGACTTGGCCTGTCCATGGTCTGGGGGTTCGTGCAGCAGTCCAATGGTCATGCCCAGATCTACTCGGAACCTGGCGAGGGCACCACGGTCAGGCTCTACTTCCCGGCGGCGGAGAAACTGTCTGTGCCCGCGGCCACCCCGGTCACGTCAAGTGCACTGGTGGGCGGTCACGAGAACATACTCCTGGTCGAGGACAACGAACACGTGCGCGAGCATGTTGCGGCGCAACTTGGCAGCCTCGGCTACCAGATCAAGGAAGCGGCGTCTGCCACTGAAGCACTTGCCATCATGGACACTGGCTGGCCAATTGACCTGCTGTTTACCGACGTGGTGATGCCCGGCGGCATGAATGGCAAGCAGCTTGCCGATGCTGCCCGCCAGCGCCAGCCAGCGCTCAGGGTACTGTTCACGTCAGGCTACACCGAAGATGCGATTGTGCATCAGGGCCGGCTTGACCCTGGCGTGGTTCTGCTGGGCAAACCCTACCGCCGCGCCGAACTTGTCGCCAAAGTGCGGCAGGTGCTGGACGAGGAGCTGTCAGCCTGA
- a CDS encoding DUF2164 domain-containing protein, with amino-acid sequence MDKIEFTRQEKELMAQKVKVYFRDELNQDIGGFDAEFLVDFFAREMGGFFYNRGLYDAETLITEKVSEISDQLLELEKPVSLS; translated from the coding sequence ATGGACAAGATAGAATTTACCCGCCAGGAAAAAGAGCTGATGGCCCAGAAGGTCAAGGTGTACTTTCGCGATGAGCTGAATCAGGACATCGGCGGCTTTGATGCTGAGTTCCTGGTCGATTTCTTTGCCCGGGAAATGGGTGGCTTTTTCTACAATCGGGGCCTCTATGATGCCGAGACCCTGATCACCGAAAAAGTCTCCGAGATATCCGATCAGTTGCTGGAGCTGGAGAAGCCGGTTTCCCTGAGTTGA